From the Leucobacter tenebrionis genome, one window contains:
- a CDS encoding Mur ligase family protein, giving the protein MLVSALLAHLRESGSIAVEYRGELGATFEGFSVSSAPEQTLGRCFFVIDDRWPFESSWPRNWRDRAIGSSEDAVAAIQLAFANGASCAVLLRKWLTSEAAEKLKGHNLFVVEDSYRFYFRAGEALRKLNTGCRFTAITGSVGKTSTTAMVAHAFQSLGISTFATQRSQNIGISVFRNISRSEGFQQAVIEVSYGACRSFVREGCFPGADVAVVTAITEAHLANADSLEEIAKVKAEVFAASPPGGAAVICLDAPHADLLLSRARSENRRIITYGESTEALIRLLSYDPATGMVTAETEGERMNYTLGMGGKHNALNSLAVIGVLRAHGAVNWREGLRSLASLHPLPGRGEQLEVAISPELRVTFVNEAYNASPASIRAALEAFSAAPSASEGRRIAVLGDILDLGSHSEAVHRSLAPIIMRAGLDGIILFGEEMGTLHEELLNNRVGCCYFNTLEEMTAALPALLRPDDEVLAKASNATGLAAWISANATISAH; this is encoded by the coding sequence ATGCTCGTCAGCGCCCTGCTTGCCCACCTCCGCGAAAGCGGAAGCATCGCTGTCGAGTACCGCGGAGAGCTCGGTGCGACGTTCGAGGGGTTCAGCGTCAGCTCCGCCCCGGAGCAGACTCTGGGGCGCTGCTTTTTCGTCATCGACGACCGTTGGCCCTTCGAATCGAGTTGGCCCCGGAACTGGCGGGATCGTGCCATAGGATCATCCGAGGATGCAGTCGCCGCGATACAGCTGGCTTTTGCAAACGGGGCATCCTGCGCGGTGCTCCTGCGCAAGTGGCTCACCTCCGAAGCCGCAGAGAAGCTCAAGGGTCACAATCTTTTCGTGGTCGAGGATTCGTACCGGTTCTACTTCAGAGCCGGCGAGGCGCTGCGCAAGCTCAACACCGGTTGCAGATTCACCGCGATCACCGGCTCGGTCGGCAAGACCTCTACCACGGCAATGGTGGCCCACGCCTTCCAGAGTCTCGGAATCAGCACTTTCGCTACCCAGCGAAGTCAGAATATCGGGATCTCCGTATTCCGAAACATCAGCCGGTCCGAGGGGTTTCAACAGGCCGTCATCGAGGTCTCCTACGGAGCATGCCGCTCCTTCGTCCGGGAGGGGTGCTTCCCCGGCGCGGACGTGGCTGTGGTCACCGCCATCACCGAGGCCCATCTTGCGAATGCCGACTCTCTCGAGGAGATCGCAAAGGTCAAAGCCGAGGTATTCGCAGCCTCACCCCCCGGTGGGGCCGCTGTGATCTGCCTCGACGCGCCCCACGCTGATCTTCTGCTCAGCCGGGCCCGCAGCGAGAACCGGCGTATCATCACCTACGGCGAGTCGACCGAAGCGCTGATCCGCCTCCTCTCCTACGATCCGGCAACCGGTATGGTCACCGCCGAGACAGAGGGGGAGCGCATGAACTACACGCTCGGAATGGGTGGAAAACACAACGCCCTGAACAGCCTTGCTGTCATCGGCGTTCTGCGCGCTCACGGCGCCGTCAACTGGCGCGAGGGTCTGCGGTCACTCGCGAGCCTCCATCCGCTGCCCGGGCGCGGCGAGCAGCTCGAGGTCGCGATCTCCCCGGAGCTCCGTGTCACCTTCGTCAACGAGGCGTACAACGCCAGCCCGGCCTCTATTCGCGCGGCTCTGGAGGCGTTCTCCGCCGCACCCTCGGCCTCTGAAGGAAGACGGATCGCCGTGCTCGGCGACATTCTGGACCTGGGCAGTCACTCCGAGGCTGTGCATCGCTCGCTCGCCCCGATCATCATGCGTGCGGGGCTGGACGGCATCATCCTCTTCGGCGAAGAGATGGGAACGCTACACGAAGAACTTTTGAACAATCGGGTGGGGTGCTGCTACTTCAACACTCTCGAGGAGATGACCGCCGCGCTACCCGCTCTTCTGCGCCCGGATGACGAAGTGCTCGCCAAAGCCTCCAATGCGACCGGTCTAGCCGCCTGGATATCGGCCAATGCGACCATCAGCGCCCACTAG
- a CDS encoding CapA family protein, whose amino-acid sequence MPQPTEAAEIDHQDPLVSVVARFKGISPEAAELEMREAQIAHGMTFNAYVDEGMFKCSSNTEFETAVRAWKDRRAQLAAMVASSAGWSVERAMKRMQEVESRWPNMTFTIFLTHSLHLLTNDEIADKSARWERSIQKRRQRVAATSGLAEEAVELDMLERQTKFGLQSKYYVCYRAWELSDDELESYATRHSAKVLYDALNPSPEEVDDKLSFSLKFGEFMKRKSWTNRDTSLEEFLSFAEGLDQAFCKPADSDQGRGVYVLEIPATEPERIALYEKLVADEGLLLEQMIVQHPSVAEFYPDAVNTIRVLTVKIDGRVDIIAAAMRFGRLGNTDNFSMNGMVSDVDLLTGKLATPAIDKRGTVHHRHPSTGKHFAGFTIPMWDQVCELVTAAAFKAERNGFIGWDIAVCTDHVSLVEGNARPGTGLIQAPYSPQHIGRHYVYEPYIQMLSGEAFSSSVASTPEEFEFELDSGKAVLKKYRGDKQVIHVPEEALGATVTKIDNGAFENLSHIRFVRLPNNVRFVARNAFKNCTGLQGVYLGENLRTIGTSAFEGCLQLGALSLPDGLRTIRGSAFAGCMNLSSVTLPPKVSTLEDRTFAGCTSLKQVVLPEGLKTIGDAAFADCASLVSVKRAYPGKLGRSGTRPSVQRDGFPTTVTSIGAGSFENCSALETVYLPHGLRRIPVRAFRGCSNMNLVSLHSQVARIDAKAFEGCTALEELRIPLRCRSIAPNAFDSLKRIVGSRSSAALTFAKKNGIEFRPIRVEGKDAPRSSMSPEHAGEAQSSFFTDEHLRDAIEHFQVRATQIKPVANDTHPKAQFARVDGAYTREPVEDGAVRIMLVGDLMAKAKQIRAARNNTRYDFERQFRFVRDTLLQGDLVIGALETLLSPGYPYSDASGAIDPAGYYNAPADFAHALHSAGFDAVVNANNHAHDLGVEGIFDTLASLNRAGLAHTGLYASSSDRRFELFDIGGLRISLHSFMSPDLAADGLVNFTQRGRRTLFSHANPEIVTTQLAEAKEQGAEFSIVYCHWGVRRSASVTSEQRATAQILADAGADLIIGTHPHMVQPFELLNREDGSSAACLWSAGDFISDVPVKPSAGQDSVILEVALSLGSDGRFEPRIRYRPCRIMDLAEGASNDFAVVPCSQRLDSTSIDQELTRTRFRLSAMMDGQLFPAQLSPREARVDVPKSIIQVDRQINAALDLLEHFDFPEYERTHYCQKRELDPIVLSEAAARQDAETLVVSADYHVYYRDGKLMPFHMHMSSNVTKLDRDSTNNKDLTRRVLSRADIPIARGILVKRAGELENAFAEIGVPLVVKPEAGSFGRGVRLSIESLDELKEAALPILRSGQNVIVEEMFQGIDLRIAVVDGEARAATFRVPANVVGDGISTIAELVEQKNAVRSHNDYISHQTIKFTSGIVEFLDKIGLSLDSVPPAGKRVFLHHVANISAGGDSYEVIDQVHPDLKALAVRTAELFPSALHSGIDILAQSLDQGLDVQRAIVCEVNLNNELPLHTNPVAGTPTPLGDIEFAIHWEQESRAEGIDFATDCTTAAAPERSMSDIYAAAAQAEAVEHSSTAPRAMRAVEFELLSDALNRALGDGATSRVSSDGMVYVEGADGDWVTELSGNTVHPRAVSRWYPIKAGLGDALGIPYVRRHEIVAEDLDSTQLMLDASGRSWELRGLDADGKPIRRLIKVPQDLAATVEDLASSRRLFIEECTQPARCTVLARGTEILGRLLVVPFGVRGDGVRSLDSLVSAQLDLRAANPLAHLANSTLTQADSVIAASPMEADAVIEAGSWVPLSDSAAFGDGALTVGLGEPLWPELEDYVGRVARVTGGPGLMSMTFGLRNDEAGTHWAWLSSSSEPRLAQFLYPHLGSSYDGFDEHAKFLLSRPRKLL is encoded by the coding sequence GGACTGCAGAGCAAATACTACGTCTGCTATCGGGCCTGGGAGCTCTCCGACGATGAGCTTGAGAGCTATGCGACTCGCCATTCGGCAAAAGTTCTCTATGATGCGCTGAATCCGAGCCCCGAAGAGGTGGACGATAAACTCTCGTTCAGCCTGAAGTTCGGCGAGTTCATGAAGCGCAAGTCCTGGACGAATCGGGACACCTCTCTGGAGGAGTTCCTGAGCTTCGCCGAGGGACTCGATCAGGCGTTCTGCAAGCCGGCCGACTCGGATCAGGGCCGCGGAGTCTATGTTCTCGAGATCCCGGCTACGGAGCCCGAGCGAATCGCGCTGTACGAGAAGCTCGTCGCCGACGAGGGGCTTCTTCTGGAACAGATGATCGTGCAGCATCCGTCCGTGGCGGAGTTCTACCCAGATGCCGTCAATACCATCCGCGTACTCACTGTGAAGATCGATGGTCGGGTGGACATCATCGCGGCCGCAATGCGTTTCGGTCGCCTCGGTAATACGGATAACTTCTCCATGAATGGGATGGTGAGCGATGTTGATCTGCTCACCGGAAAGTTGGCGACGCCAGCCATCGATAAGCGCGGCACCGTCCACCACCGGCATCCTTCAACCGGCAAACACTTCGCCGGTTTCACCATCCCGATGTGGGATCAGGTGTGCGAATTGGTTACCGCAGCTGCGTTCAAAGCCGAGCGCAACGGCTTCATCGGTTGGGATATCGCCGTCTGTACGGATCATGTCAGCTTGGTCGAGGGCAATGCTCGCCCCGGCACCGGCCTGATTCAAGCGCCCTACTCTCCTCAGCACATCGGACGCCACTATGTGTATGAGCCCTATATCCAGATGCTCAGCGGCGAGGCTTTCTCGTCCTCCGTTGCTTCTACGCCGGAGGAGTTCGAGTTCGAGCTCGACTCCGGCAAGGCGGTTCTCAAGAAGTACCGTGGTGACAAACAGGTCATCCATGTCCCCGAAGAGGCGCTTGGGGCGACTGTCACGAAAATCGACAACGGGGCGTTCGAGAATCTCTCTCACATCCGTTTCGTTCGTCTCCCAAACAACGTCAGATTCGTCGCGAGAAATGCGTTCAAGAACTGCACCGGCCTGCAGGGTGTGTACCTCGGCGAGAACCTTCGCACTATCGGCACCTCCGCATTCGAGGGCTGTCTTCAGCTAGGAGCACTTTCGCTCCCTGACGGGTTGCGGACAATTCGAGGAAGCGCGTTCGCAGGCTGCATGAACCTCTCGAGTGTGACGCTTCCCCCGAAGGTATCGACCCTCGAAGACCGCACATTCGCGGGCTGCACCTCCCTCAAGCAAGTCGTCCTGCCCGAAGGCCTCAAGACCATCGGCGACGCCGCTTTCGCGGACTGCGCTTCCCTGGTCTCGGTCAAGAGAGCCTATCCCGGCAAGCTGGGGCGCTCAGGCACGCGGCCCTCGGTGCAACGCGACGGTTTCCCGACAACGGTGACCAGCATCGGAGCCGGCAGTTTCGAGAACTGCTCTGCCCTCGAAACGGTTTATCTTCCTCACGGCTTGCGGCGGATCCCCGTCCGTGCATTCCGCGGGTGCAGCAACATGAATCTCGTGTCACTGCATAGCCAGGTAGCTCGCATCGACGCCAAGGCGTTCGAGGGGTGCACCGCGCTAGAAGAACTACGCATTCCTCTCCGATGCCGCAGTATCGCTCCTAACGCATTCGACTCTCTCAAGAGGATCGTCGGCAGTCGCAGCTCCGCTGCTCTGACATTCGCCAAGAAAAACGGAATCGAGTTCCGCCCGATCCGGGTTGAGGGAAAGGACGCTCCGCGATCCTCGATGTCACCAGAGCACGCCGGAGAAGCTCAGTCATCCTTCTTCACCGACGAGCATCTGAGAGACGCGATCGAGCATTTTCAGGTCCGAGCAACACAGATCAAGCCGGTCGCGAACGACACTCATCCTAAGGCGCAGTTCGCCCGCGTGGATGGGGCCTACACCCGTGAGCCCGTAGAAGACGGCGCCGTTCGGATCATGCTGGTCGGCGACCTGATGGCGAAGGCGAAACAGATTCGCGCGGCCCGAAACAACACCCGTTACGACTTCGAACGGCAATTCCGCTTCGTACGGGATACCCTCTTGCAGGGCGATCTCGTGATCGGTGCTCTCGAAACGCTCCTCAGTCCGGGGTATCCCTACTCCGACGCGAGTGGAGCGATCGATCCGGCTGGATATTACAACGCTCCCGCCGACTTTGCACATGCGCTGCACAGTGCCGGTTTCGATGCGGTGGTGAATGCCAACAACCATGCACATGACCTCGGCGTCGAAGGCATCTTCGACACCCTCGCTAGTCTGAACCGCGCGGGCCTAGCCCATACAGGACTCTATGCATCCAGCTCCGACCGACGCTTCGAGCTGTTCGATATCGGCGGTCTGCGTATCTCACTGCACTCCTTCATGAGTCCCGATCTGGCAGCTGACGGCCTCGTGAATTTCACCCAGCGCGGTCGCAGGACCCTCTTCTCCCACGCGAATCCAGAGATCGTCACGACTCAACTCGCAGAGGCGAAGGAGCAGGGCGCGGAGTTCTCAATCGTGTACTGCCACTGGGGCGTTCGACGTTCAGCAAGCGTCACGTCGGAGCAGCGTGCTACGGCCCAGATCCTGGCGGACGCCGGAGCGGATCTGATCATTGGGACCCATCCTCACATGGTTCAGCCGTTCGAGCTGTTGAACCGCGAGGACGGCTCCAGCGCTGCCTGTCTTTGGTCAGCAGGAGACTTCATCTCCGACGTCCCGGTGAAGCCTTCAGCGGGTCAGGACTCGGTGATTCTCGAAGTCGCGCTGAGTCTCGGCAGCGACGGGCGATTTGAGCCGCGAATCCGATACCGGCCATGCCGCATCATGGACCTCGCTGAAGGCGCATCGAACGACTTCGCGGTAGTCCCCTGTTCGCAACGGCTCGACTCGACCTCGATTGACCAAGAACTCACTCGCACGCGGTTCCGTCTCTCAGCGATGATGGACGGTCAACTCTTCCCTGCGCAGCTATCGCCGCGCGAGGCACGTGTCGACGTGCCCAAGTCGATCATTCAGGTCGACCGCCAGATCAATGCGGCCCTCGACCTCCTCGAGCATTTCGATTTCCCTGAGTACGAACGCACCCACTACTGCCAGAAGCGAGAACTCGACCCGATCGTTCTTTCCGAGGCCGCGGCTCGGCAAGATGCAGAGACACTCGTAGTGAGTGCCGACTACCACGTGTATTATCGCGACGGCAAACTGATGCCGTTCCATATGCATATGTCCTCGAATGTCACGAAGCTCGATCGCGATTCGACGAACAACAAGGATCTGACACGCCGTGTCTTGAGTCGAGCGGACATCCCCATCGCGCGAGGAATCCTCGTCAAACGTGCCGGCGAACTGGAGAACGCTTTCGCCGAGATTGGCGTTCCACTCGTGGTGAAGCCCGAGGCAGGATCCTTCGGTCGTGGGGTTCGCTTGAGCATCGAGTCCTTGGACGAGCTCAAAGAGGCGGCCTTACCAATCCTCCGAAGCGGACAGAACGTGATCGTCGAGGAGATGTTCCAGGGAATCGATCTGCGCATAGCCGTCGTCGATGGCGAGGCTCGCGCAGCAACGTTCCGCGTGCCGGCTAATGTCGTCGGCGATGGCATATCGACCATTGCCGAGCTCGTGGAGCAGAAGAATGCGGTCCGGTCGCACAACGATTACATTTCGCATCAGACCATCAAGTTCACCTCTGGCATTGTCGAGTTCCTCGATAAGATCGGGCTGTCACTCGATTCTGTGCCGCCGGCTGGCAAGCGAGTGTTCCTGCACCATGTTGCAAACATCTCCGCAGGAGGCGACTCATACGAGGTAATCGATCAGGTCCATCCTGACCTGAAAGCGCTGGCTGTGAGAACAGCGGAACTCTTTCCCTCGGCGCTGCATTCCGGTATCGACATTCTGGCGCAGTCCCTCGATCAGGGACTCGATGTACAGCGAGCCATTGTGTGCGAGGTGAACCTGAACAACGAGCTTCCGCTCCATACAAATCCTGTGGCTGGCACACCCACACCGCTCGGCGACATCGAATTCGCCATCCACTGGGAGCAGGAGTCGCGCGCCGAGGGCATTGATTTCGCAACGGACTGCACCACGGCTGCCGCTCCTGAGCGGAGTATGAGCGATATATACGCTGCCGCGGCTCAGGCGGAGGCAGTAGAGCATTCGAGCACCGCGCCGAGGGCAATGCGCGCTGTTGAATTCGAACTGCTTTCAGATGCGCTCAATCGCGCTCTCGGAGACGGCGCGACGTCACGCGTCTCCTCCGATGGAATGGTGTATGTCGAAGGCGCCGATGGCGACTGGGTGACGGAGCTTTCCGGAAATACCGTCCACCCTCGAGCTGTCTCTCGCTGGTACCCGATCAAGGCCGGTCTAGGAGACGCTCTCGGCATCCCTTACGTACGCCGGCACGAAATTGTCGCTGAGGATCTCGACTCAACGCAGCTGATGCTCGACGCATCCGGCCGTTCTTGGGAACTCCGAGGGCTTGATGCCGACGGGAAGCCGATCCGGCGCCTCATCAAGGTTCCCCAGGATCTAGCCGCCACCGTCGAGGACCTCGCCTCAAGCCGTAGGCTCTTCATCGAAGAGTGCACTCAGCCCGCGCGATGCACTGTACTGGCACGAGGCACTGAGATCCTCGGCAGGTTGCTGGTCGTGCCGTTCGGGGTGAGGGGCGACGGCGTTCGCAGCCTGGATTCGTTGGTGTCCGCTCAATTGGATCTGCGAGCGGCCAATCCGCTTGCTCACCTCGCCAACTCAACGCTCACCCAGGCCGACAGCGTCATCGCCGCCTCCCCGATGGAGGCCGACGCGGTGATCGAAGCAGGCAGCTGGGTGCCCCTTTCGGACTCCGCCGCCTTCGGAGACGGAGCTCTCACCGTCGGCCTCGGGGAACCACTATGGCCCGAGTTGGAGGATTATGTTGGTCGCGTCGCGCGAGTCACGGGAGGGCCGGGGCTCATGTCGATGACCTTCGGGCTGCGCAACGATGAAGCCGGCACGCACTGGGCCTGGCTCTCTTCGAGTTCAGAACCTCGTCTCGCACAGTTCCTTTACCCTCACTTGGGAAGCAGCTACGACGGTTTCGATGAGCATGCGAAGTTCCTGCTCTCCCGACCGCGCAAACTGCTGTAA
- a CDS encoding leucine-rich repeat protein: MNLESRDGRFVIIDENEVALADVVSNPRPRMVVPARLLEKEVVAVRGRAFTKAPVQTVFFSAPMREIAAEAFFQCRSVENLVLPDSIQEIGREAFADCIALKTVRIPVGVRKVPAGAFRGCASLTRVVFHSGVTEIAPDAFEGCAPNLRFIAEDGSFAQRWAHDQGVRVIQPLAPRVLAHGQRCHDFQPVAQGNIRSGTVLDADEVRLTLRMVCAILRVKVPARLQDQADLPFTLLCAGNGQPPPSSLYFGQFPVPRSRRAGTLFEQGVAMFVANRRLADPNGNPLPTLVVEKPREAYATVCAWIRRQHDAKIIALTGSIGKTTTKELVRLVASSERETLFSRGNANGPAQVGRYVQRLTSKTEVYVQEAGAAVSGLVERSARTLLPDAFILTNIGLSHIEGYGGKQENILADKVSFDRYMPDNGVAFLNYEDPKLREVELRHRVISYGVENKQADYVAENVRARNGTLAFDLVETATGIRVPALLHAFGQHNVLNAVVAFAVGRWLGISDEGIVAGLARYRAVGVRQNLFEAEGRYVYADCYNASLESVLSAMEAFRSIEPKDGGRRFFVFADIGSLGEQAEGVHRRLGQRIAEQGGIDRLYCFGENSAWTAEEARAGGVDVVHVLDRDELHARLRSDLEPNDAVAFKGSHNMALVLTIDALFGTSYMVQDGDLMRTIARDAPQEGVRFQVVRDYGAILRNLQKAFASDRLALPSQIDGAPLYLVAEAACARSRIRAVTVPEPVRGIGRSAFYRCRDLHEVSLPSSLRMIGSSAFGGCVALKEIEVPEGATTIGARAFSGCSALRRVSIPASVVTLGDEIFAGCPEVVVECPAGSVADRLIRERWPHIRREHGRGPA; the protein is encoded by the coding sequence TTGAATCTCGAATCGCGTGATGGCCGATTTGTGATCATCGACGAGAACGAGGTTGCGCTTGCTGACGTGGTGAGCAACCCTCGTCCTCGAATGGTGGTTCCGGCGCGATTGCTCGAGAAGGAGGTCGTGGCCGTACGGGGACGAGCTTTTACGAAGGCTCCTGTACAGACTGTCTTTTTCTCAGCTCCCATGCGAGAGATCGCTGCGGAGGCGTTCTTCCAATGTCGCTCGGTTGAGAACCTCGTCCTGCCCGATAGTATCCAGGAGATCGGCCGCGAGGCCTTTGCCGATTGCATCGCGTTGAAGACTGTTCGTATTCCGGTCGGTGTGCGGAAGGTGCCGGCTGGCGCTTTCCGGGGATGCGCCAGCCTCACCAGAGTCGTCTTCCACTCCGGGGTCACCGAGATCGCGCCTGACGCTTTCGAGGGATGCGCTCCCAACCTTCGTTTCATCGCGGAGGATGGATCATTTGCACAACGCTGGGCGCATGATCAGGGGGTGCGAGTCATTCAGCCACTGGCTCCGAGAGTGCTCGCCCACGGTCAGCGTTGTCACGACTTTCAGCCCGTCGCGCAGGGGAACATCAGATCCGGGACGGTTTTAGATGCCGATGAGGTCCGTCTCACTCTTCGCATGGTGTGTGCGATTCTCCGTGTCAAGGTGCCTGCGCGTCTGCAGGATCAGGCCGACCTGCCGTTCACTCTCCTGTGCGCAGGGAACGGGCAGCCGCCGCCTTCGTCGCTGTATTTCGGGCAGTTCCCCGTGCCGCGCAGTAGAAGAGCTGGGACGCTGTTTGAGCAGGGTGTGGCGATGTTCGTCGCGAATCGCAGGCTCGCGGACCCGAACGGCAACCCGCTTCCTACGCTGGTAGTAGAGAAGCCTCGAGAAGCCTATGCGACAGTGTGCGCTTGGATCCGACGGCAGCATGATGCCAAGATCATCGCCCTGACCGGCAGCATTGGCAAGACCACGACGAAAGAACTGGTGAGGCTAGTCGCCTCGAGCGAGCGCGAGACGCTATTCAGCCGCGGAAACGCGAACGGGCCGGCACAGGTCGGTCGATACGTGCAGCGGCTCACCAGCAAGACTGAGGTGTATGTTCAGGAAGCCGGCGCTGCGGTAAGCGGCCTGGTCGAGCGCAGCGCGAGGACGTTGCTGCCAGACGCATTCATCCTGACTAACATCGGTTTGAGTCACATCGAGGGGTACGGCGGCAAGCAGGAGAACATCCTGGCGGACAAGGTCAGTTTCGATCGCTACATGCCCGACAACGGGGTCGCGTTCCTCAACTACGAAGACCCGAAGCTACGCGAAGTCGAATTGCGACATCGAGTGATTTCATACGGGGTCGAGAACAAGCAGGCCGATTACGTTGCCGAGAATGTGCGCGCGCGCAATGGCACGCTGGCCTTCGACCTCGTAGAGACGGCGACGGGCATCCGCGTTCCCGCGCTGCTGCACGCCTTCGGTCAGCACAATGTGTTGAACGCGGTTGTCGCCTTCGCGGTCGGCAGGTGGCTGGGGATATCCGATGAAGGCATCGTCGCGGGGCTCGCCCGCTACAGGGCTGTAGGCGTACGCCAGAACCTCTTTGAAGCTGAAGGGCGTTACGTCTACGCAGATTGCTACAACGCCTCTCTCGAGTCCGTGCTGAGCGCGATGGAGGCGTTCCGGTCGATCGAGCCGAAGGACGGTGGGCGGCGTTTCTTCGTCTTCGCAGATATCGGAAGCCTCGGTGAACAGGCGGAAGGCGTGCACCGGCGTTTGGGCCAGCGCATCGCCGAGCAGGGGGGTATCGACCGGCTGTACTGCTTCGGCGAGAACAGCGCCTGGACTGCCGAGGAGGCCCGAGCAGGCGGCGTGGACGTGGTCCACGTACTCGATCGTGACGAGCTCCACGCGCGTTTACGCAGCGATCTCGAGCCGAACGATGCGGTGGCCTTCAAAGGCAGCCACAACATGGCGCTGGTGCTGACGATCGACGCGCTGTTCGGCACCTCTTACATGGTGCAGGACGGCGACCTGATGCGCACCATCGCGCGGGATGCGCCGCAGGAGGGTGTGCGCTTTCAGGTCGTTCGCGATTACGGCGCGATCTTGCGCAACCTGCAGAAAGCCTTCGCCTCGGACAGGCTTGCACTGCCGTCTCAGATCGACGGCGCCCCGCTTTACCTAGTGGCTGAGGCGGCCTGTGCTCGCTCGCGGATCAGAGCGGTGACCGTTCCCGAGCCCGTGCGAGGCATCGGTCGCTCAGCTTTCTACCGATGTCGTGACCTGCACGAGGTCAGCCTGCCGAGCAGCCTGCGCATGATCGGGAGCAGCGCCTTCGGCGGATGCGTCGCGCTCAAGGAGATCGAGGTGCCCGAGGGGGCGACAACGATCGGAGCCCGCGCTTTCTCCGGCTGCAGCGCCCTCCGGCGTGTCTCGATACCCGCTTCGGTGGTGACCCTCGGCGACGAGATATTCGCGGGTTGTCCGGAAGTGGTCGTCGAGTGCCCCGCAGGGTCCGTGGCGGATCGTCTCATCCGCGAGCGCTGGCCGCATATCCGCCGCGAGCATGGCCGAGGGCCAGCCTGA
- a CDS encoding ATP-grasp domain-containing protein, which yields MSETGQAAPEAPPYSWPEYFQPRVVRPAFGSGKLSAYCIALEAWRRDLNVTLIGRRLHYVEVSDGNRTVLFNHSRPVSLTTAAGLRTALNKAATTARLREAGISAPVTIRFESTASFEEVSASAAELGYPVVLKPLSGSLGNGVLVDIRDEEALRASHEWLVNEFGARSFVLENHFTGEDYRVYVAGSRYIATVKRVPANVVGDGHSTVSELIQQKNKVRMQNPFLSKGLIRKDREVKTYLEKQDLTYDSIPENGVTVRLRGKANASAGGDVVDFTDDLPAHIKEAAVQSLAALEGVSAAGVDILYDPSKPRGEDYVVIEMNSRAHIGVNMYPTEGIGRDVPSAIIDEFFPGSRRRNIRGLRNIRFNLPETLEPLANGRAKSVQLASLPARGFPMRRKLSLGADLKLTPAQKNRLLALSIKQDISGFLNVRTGELIVAGVEKSVTSFLETVKTMTGNEPIGNWEWAGILELGFAIQGE from the coding sequence ATGTCAGAGACAGGTCAGGCGGCGCCTGAGGCGCCTCCGTATTCATGGCCCGAGTACTTTCAGCCAAGGGTCGTCAGGCCGGCATTTGGGTCGGGGAAGCTCTCGGCCTACTGCATCGCTCTTGAAGCCTGGCGGCGTGATCTGAACGTCACACTGATCGGGCGACGTCTGCATTACGTAGAAGTCTCCGATGGCAATCGGACGGTTCTCTTCAACCACTCACGGCCTGTCAGTCTGACAACGGCGGCGGGATTGCGCACAGCGCTTAATAAGGCGGCGACAACGGCACGATTGCGTGAAGCTGGAATTTCCGCCCCTGTGACCATACGGTTTGAGTCGACGGCTTCCTTTGAAGAGGTCTCCGCGAGCGCTGCAGAACTCGGCTACCCAGTGGTGTTGAAGCCGCTGAGCGGATCGCTGGGGAACGGCGTGCTCGTGGACATTCGGGACGAGGAGGCTCTGCGAGCTTCGCATGAGTGGTTGGTGAATGAGTTCGGGGCCCGGTCATTCGTGCTGGAGAACCACTTCACGGGGGAGGACTATCGCGTCTACGTGGCCGGAAGCCGGTACATCGCGACGGTGAAGCGAGTACCGGCGAATGTGGTCGGCGATGGCCATAGCACGGTCTCGGAGCTGATCCAGCAGAAGAACAAAGTACGAATGCAGAACCCCTTTCTGTCGAAGGGACTCATCAGGAAAGACCGAGAGGTGAAAACCTACCTCGAGAAGCAGGATCTCACCTATGATTCCATTCCCGAGAATGGAGTGACCGTTCGACTGCGGGGGAAGGCCAACGCCAGCGCGGGTGGAGACGTAGTCGACTTCACTGATGATCTGCCCGCACATATCAAGGAAGCTGCCGTGCAGAGCCTCGCGGCGCTGGAAGGTGTGTCGGCTGCCGGAGTAGACATCCTGTACGACCCCTCGAAACCGAGAGGGGAGGACTACGTGGTCATCGAGATGAACTCGAGAGCCCACATCGGCGTCAACATGTACCCCACCGAGGGCATCGGGCGAGACGTTCCCAGTGCCATCATCGATGAATTCTTCCCGGGTTCCCGGCGCCGTAATATCCGCGGGTTGCGAAACATCCGCTTCAATCTGCCCGAGACCCTGGAACCGCTCGCAAACGGGCGGGCGAAATCCGTGCAGTTGGCATCGCTTCCGGCTCGCGGGTTCCCGATGCGCCGGAAGCTATCACTGGGAGCCGATCTGAAGCTGACACCGGCGCAGAAGAACAGGCTCCTCGCGCTGAGCATCAAACAGGATATCTCGGGTTTTCTCAACGTAAGAACCGGTGAACTCATCGTCGCCGGCGTGGAGAAGTCGGTGACGAGCTTCCTGGAGACGGTGAAGACGATGACCGGGAACGAGCCGATTGGCAACTGGGAGTGGGCGGGGATTCTGGAGCTCGGTTTCGCGATTCAGGGGGAGTGA